The following proteins are co-located in the Malassezia restricta chromosome II, complete sequence genome:
- a CDS encoding mRNA guanylyltransferase — translation MQTIVPDIPGTPVTNPLQLQFLRDHVCHICNQRSPRYPGTQPVSFTKSCLNRLLTEDFWVCEKSDGQRVLVLIVVRPVTGIQEVFLIDRKNMYYQVHGIFFPPLSSSSQSPLTNTILDGELVVDTLAEGQTMLRLLLFDCLVMDGVNITQRPFSRRYASLMLQLLPSLQNYLKFYPDARMMHPFEIQVKHMDLAHGIQMILEEKIPQLLHGNDGLIFTSLESKYVYGSNTKILKWKPPQENTIDFQLQLRFPPDLKADASGATPDFRAKPTFQLWQHESGDTHVPFDYLDMDDEEWEKWKQSGEQLDDRIVECAWYPPSPDNSSLATWHIKRIRDDKTTANHKTTVSRILQSIRDGVSEEELVQMVPSIRTAWKSPQRELHRNELFRSAPANNRPPRYKGTGGPPGPQHRGGFPRCKR, via the coding sequence ATGCAGACCATCGTCCCAGATATACCTGGGACGCCAGTAACGAATCCTTTGCAGCTGCAATTTTTGCGCGATCATGTCTGTCACATTTGTAATCAGAGATCACCGCGATACCCAGGAACTCAGCCTGTTTCTTTTACCAAGTCATGCTTAAATCGATTACTTACCGAGGACTTTTGGGTCTGTGAAAAGTCTGACGGTCAGCGCGTGCTTGTTTTGATTGTGGTGCGCCCAGTTACGGGCATACAAGAAGTTTTTCTAATCGATCGCAAAAATATGTACTACCAAGTCCACGGCATATTTTTTCCTCCGCTGTCATCATCTTCGCAATCTCCCCTAACCAACACCATTCTCGATGGCGAACTTGTCGTCGACACGCTAGCCGAAGGCCAGAccatgctgcgcctctTGTTGTTTGATTGTCTTGTTATGGACGGTGTTAATATCACTCAACGACCATTCAGCCGTCGTTATGCGAGCTTGATGCTGCAGTTACTTCCTTCCCTCCAGAATTATTTAAAGTTTTATCCTGACGCTCGAATGATGCACCCCTTTGAAATACAAGTAAAACATATGGATTTAGCTCACGGGATACAAATGATATTGGAGGAGAAAATTCCGCAACTTTTGCATGGTAATGATGGCCTCATTTTTACAAGTTTAGAGAGCAAGTATGTGTATGGTTCCAACACAAAGATTTTAAAATGGAAGCCTCCGCAAGAAAATACGATCGATTTTCAGCTCCAACTTCGATTCCCTCCTGACTTGAAGGCGGATGCGAGTGGTGCCACGCCCGACTTCCGCGCTAAGCCAACTTTCCAGCTTTGGCAGCATGAAAGCGGTGATACACATGTTCCTTTTGATTACTTGGATATGGATGATGAAGAGTGGGAAAAATGGAAACAATCTGGTGAGCAGCTTGATGACCGTATCGTGGAGTGTGCTTGGTATCCGCCTTCCCCTGACAACTCGTCTCTTGCCACTTGGCACATCAAGCGTATACGGGATGACAAGACGACGGCAAATCACAAGACGACCGTTTCTAGGATCCTGCAGAGTATCAGAGACGGCGTGTCTGAAGAAGAGCTCGTACAAATGGTACCATCCATCCGCACAGCATGGAAATCGCCGCAACGAGAACTTCATCGAAATGAGCTGTTCAGATCAGCGCCCGCCAATAATCGCCCGCCACGATACAAAGGAACCGGTGGCCCCCCGGGTCCACAGCACAGGGGAGGGTTTCCGCGTTGCAAGCGGTAG